The Myxococcus guangdongensis genome has a window encoding:
- a CDS encoding M3 family metallopeptidase, which yields MKRLTALTLSAALAAAGCTHGTAATEPTTPPEQATAPAAPAPEKTPAPLPAPRTSDVLSGTAEAFTAACTADLERAQAQITALKQLDAKKDAQAVLAAYDEATGSLIAAANRSSLAREVHPLPAFRDSARECEQRVDALNVEISQDRGVYDALSAVDLSQADGPTKYWMERTLLDFRRAGVDRDDATRAKVKSLNEELLKLGQQFGKNIAEGVRQVSLSPKELAGLPEDYVKSHPVGKDGKVVITTNYPDYFPFMTYAKDGKAREKLWRTYRQRAFPANQEVLQQLIAKRHELATLLGYESWAAYTTETKMTRTQKAASEFIDRLADATQARAKQEFADLLARKKKDVPSAKTLEPWDQDYYEDRLRAERFGFDSQQVRPYLEYSRVKAGVMDITSRIWGITYQRAADAKVWHSEVEAYDVLDNGTLLGRIYLDMHPRDDKYKHAAQFDLAQGQAGKRLPEGTLVCNFARPGELMTHDEVETFFHEFGHLLHAVFSGKQQWSGISGIRTEWDFVETPSMLLQQWAGNPEVLKEFAKHHETEAAIPAEMVEKLRASKEFGKGLWARRQLFLSAVSLDYYSRKPGFDTTTALVEQQTKLSPFKHEHRPGTHFELAFGHLDGYSAAYYTYLWSSVIAKDLETEFQKKGFLDRETAMKYRRTVLEPGGAKPAAELVKDFLGRDYGFEAYRAYVDAGK from the coding sequence TTGAAGAGACTGACTGCGCTCACCCTGTCGGCGGCCCTGGCGGCGGCTGGCTGCACGCATGGCACCGCGGCCACCGAGCCGACCACCCCGCCCGAGCAGGCCACCGCGCCCGCCGCGCCCGCGCCAGAGAAGACCCCGGCGCCGCTGCCCGCGCCCCGGACGTCGGACGTGCTCTCCGGCACCGCCGAGGCCTTCACCGCCGCCTGCACCGCCGACCTCGAGCGGGCCCAGGCGCAAATCACCGCGCTCAAGCAGCTGGACGCGAAGAAGGACGCCCAGGCCGTGCTGGCCGCGTATGACGAGGCGACGGGCTCGCTCATCGCCGCCGCGAACCGCTCCAGCCTCGCGCGCGAGGTCCACCCGCTGCCCGCCTTCCGCGACTCCGCCCGCGAGTGCGAGCAGCGCGTGGACGCGCTCAACGTGGAGATTTCGCAGGACCGCGGCGTCTATGACGCGCTGTCCGCGGTGGACCTGTCCCAGGCGGACGGGCCGACGAAGTACTGGATGGAGCGCACGCTGCTCGACTTCCGCCGCGCCGGCGTGGACCGCGATGACGCCACGCGCGCGAAGGTGAAGTCGCTCAACGAGGAGCTGCTCAAGCTGGGCCAGCAGTTCGGCAAGAACATCGCCGAGGGCGTTCGCCAGGTGTCCCTCTCGCCCAAGGAGCTGGCCGGGCTGCCCGAGGACTACGTGAAGTCCCACCCGGTCGGGAAGGACGGCAAGGTGGTCATCACCACCAACTACCCCGACTACTTCCCGTTCATGACGTACGCGAAGGACGGCAAGGCGCGCGAGAAGCTTTGGCGCACCTACCGCCAGCGCGCCTTCCCGGCGAACCAGGAGGTGCTCCAGCAGCTCATCGCCAAGCGCCACGAGCTGGCCACGCTCTTGGGCTATGAGTCCTGGGCCGCGTACACCACCGAGACGAAGATGACCCGCACGCAGAAGGCCGCGTCGGAGTTCATCGACCGGCTGGCGGACGCCACCCAGGCGCGCGCGAAGCAGGAGTTCGCGGACCTGCTGGCGCGCAAGAAGAAGGACGTCCCGAGCGCCAAGACGCTCGAGCCGTGGGACCAGGACTACTACGAGGACCGGCTGCGCGCGGAGCGCTTCGGGTTCGACTCACAGCAGGTGCGCCCGTATCTGGAGTACAGCCGGGTGAAGGCGGGCGTCATGGACATCACCTCGCGCATCTGGGGCATCACCTACCAGCGCGCGGCGGACGCCAAGGTGTGGCACTCCGAGGTGGAGGCCTACGACGTGCTCGACAACGGCACGCTCCTGGGCCGCATCTACCTGGACATGCACCCGCGTGACGACAAGTACAAGCACGCGGCCCAGTTCGACCTGGCGCAGGGCCAGGCCGGCAAGCGGCTCCCCGAGGGCACCCTGGTGTGCAACTTCGCGCGCCCCGGCGAGCTGATGACGCACGACGAGGTGGAGACGTTCTTCCACGAGTTCGGCCACCTGCTGCACGCGGTGTTCTCCGGCAAGCAGCAGTGGAGCGGCATCTCCGGCATCCGCACCGAGTGGGACTTCGTCGAGACGCCGTCGATGCTCCTGCAGCAGTGGGCGGGCAACCCGGAGGTGCTCAAGGAGTTCGCCAAGCACCACGAGACGGAGGCGGCGATTCCGGCGGAGATGGTCGAGAAGCTGCGCGCGTCGAAGGAGTTCGGCAAGGGCCTGTGGGCGCGGCGGCAGCTGTTCCTGTCCGCGGTGAGCCTGGACTACTACTCGCGCAAGCCGGGCTTCGATACGACGACGGCGCTGGTGGAGCAGCAGACGAAGCTCAGCCCGTTCAAGCACGAGCACCGCCCGGGCACGCACTTCGAGCTCGCGTTCGGCCACCTGGATGGGTACTCGGCCGCGTACTACACGTACCTGTGGTCCTCCGTCATCGCGAAGGACCTGGAGACCGAGTTCCAGAAGAAGGGCTTCCTGGACCGCGAGACGGCGATGAAGTACCGCCGCACCGTGCTGGAGCCCGGCGGCGCCAAGCCCGCCGCCGAGCTGGTGAAGGACTTCCTCGGCCGTGACTATGGCTTCGAGGCGTACCGCGCCTACGTCGACGCCGGGAAGTAA
- a CDS encoding type I phosphoribosyltransferase: MRVSRDVGMWVGGAVLALLACTSSASKTEAAEATVTRFFEALPSGDCAVLGPMLATGGSMRPCEEAVSEMHAHGLMLVGIVESKLDGRDADVVLVRARVARDGNVGKEPWLLRVERQGGGWRVRF; encoded by the coding sequence ATGCGTGTGAGTCGTGACGTGGGGATGTGGGTGGGCGGGGCCGTGTTGGCCCTGCTCGCGTGTACGTCATCCGCCTCGAAGACGGAGGCGGCGGAGGCGACGGTGACGCGCTTCTTCGAGGCCTTGCCCTCGGGGGACTGCGCGGTGCTGGGGCCGATGCTGGCCACGGGAGGGAGCATGCGGCCGTGCGAGGAGGCGGTGTCGGAGATGCATGCGCACGGATTGATGCTGGTGGGTATTGTGGAGTCGAAGCTGGACGGCCGGGATGCGGACGTGGTGCTGGTGCGGGCACGGGTGGCGAGGGATGGGAATGTGGGCAAGGAGCCGTGGCTGCTCCGGGTGGAGCGGCAGGGCGGTGGCTGGCGCGTGCGATTCTGA
- a CDS encoding DNA topoisomerase subunit B — MHSDPDSIGSQIRRRPGMYVGDTGMFGRSSLVELLLMLGFVAARDGGAREISVSLRTDGSCRFCVGLWPWKLSGGASFAQLETWLAPTAAFVEMDGDLGTLCALSSPLDVIAWTEDDTWCRRYREGLVEQTLADDTTPRASKSGLCITFTPDASLFEAPPCFDVPRLRERIEALSAFHPGVTWTLRDEATGTEARFLREEGLADLCRDLSPSPLGPWNPLSFEAEVGTTKLRLALVWTEGPGRGLMSWANLFSRNDTGPHRVGFRQGMREALSACLRRRGAGARAQRFDATALFAHLTAVLDIQVEKTDWYLLTRERVASEEVQATVARLVAQWVEQALAADPRLEVFVLKLAGLPAR; from the coding sequence ATGCACTCCGACCCTGACTCAATTGGCAGCCAGATTCGCCGACGGCCGGGGATGTACGTCGGCGACACCGGGATGTTCGGTCGGAGCTCGCTCGTCGAACTCCTCCTGATGCTGGGGTTCGTCGCGGCCAGGGACGGCGGTGCGCGGGAGATCTCCGTCTCGCTGCGCACGGATGGCTCCTGCCGCTTCTGTGTCGGGCTCTGGCCGTGGAAGCTCTCTGGTGGCGCCTCCTTCGCTCAGCTCGAGACGTGGCTCGCCCCGACGGCGGCCTTCGTGGAAATGGATGGGGACCTGGGGACGCTCTGTGCGCTCTCCTCTCCGCTGGACGTCATCGCCTGGACCGAGGACGACACCTGGTGTCGTCGCTACCGCGAAGGACTCGTCGAGCAAACCCTCGCGGACGACACCACTCCACGAGCGTCGAAGTCCGGGCTGTGCATCACCTTCACGCCGGATGCCTCCCTGTTCGAAGCGCCCCCTTGCTTCGACGTGCCGCGCCTGCGAGAGCGCATTGAGGCGCTGTCCGCCTTTCATCCAGGAGTCACCTGGACGCTGCGGGACGAGGCCACTGGCACCGAGGCGCGATTCCTTCGGGAAGAAGGGCTCGCGGATTTGTGTCGGGACCTCTCGCCGTCTCCGCTCGGCCCCTGGAACCCCCTGAGCTTCGAGGCCGAGGTGGGCACGACGAAGCTCCGGCTCGCGCTCGTCTGGACGGAGGGCCCGGGGCGGGGATTGATGTCGTGGGCGAACCTCTTTTCGCGCAACGATACCGGGCCTCATCGCGTCGGATTCCGTCAGGGGATGCGTGAGGCCCTCTCCGCGTGCCTGAGGCGCCGAGGTGCCGGAGCGCGAGCCCAGCGCTTCGACGCCACGGCCTTGTTCGCGCACCTCACCGCCGTGCTCGATATCCAGGTGGAGAAGACGGACTGGTACCTGCTGACCCGAGAGCGGGTCGCCAGCGAGGAGGTCCAGGCCACGGTCGCGCGGCTCGTCGCGCAGTGGGTGGAGCAGGCGCTCGCAGCGGACCCGCGGCTGGAAGTGTTCGTCTTGAAGCTCGCGGGGCTTCCTGCCCGCTGA
- a CDS encoding R3H domain-containing nucleic acid-binding protein produces the protein MTPPRVDAVAEDFLLLVEVLPEGLRAVVGALAPSEVLEVVLDLGRVPEARLVDRVVRLREAPVGMEDLRQVMARVGTPGEDNRAGIERTLHRVSAIRNRRGQVVGLTLRVGRAVFGTIDMVKDLIGSGRNLLLLGRPGVGKTTKLREVARVLADDLGKRVMVVDTSNEIGGDGDVPHPGIGGARRMQVSRPDRQHDVMIEAVENHMPEVIIVDEIGTSAEASAARTIAERGVQLVATAHGNTLENLVLNPTLSDLVGGVQTVTLSDDEARRRRTQKTVSERKSPPTFDIVVEMVGRDEVRVHGDTAAAVDRLLAGKDVGGERRRQDAESGRVEVEPARQVAVAAEGRTAPSTGVEPTGQAPESVSASGGTSESVVPFPEPPDELPAPSPEPRTPEPASAEPPPKQTRFSSRFVDEPLEEGPAPAAGPTRIYPHGVGRELLQRVLREIPAEVRLVSRLESADLVVTLRSNANDPRMRRVVAKTGARVESVKRSSSAELRRMLKGFFNVLEGVDAEEVREAVAEAEAAVQRVLREGVLVELSPHQPRVRKLQHRLVSRYRLEAVSHGSEPSRHLVIYPLGAEIDAALAEETEGGA, from the coding sequence ATGACTCCACCGCGTGTCGATGCCGTCGCCGAGGACTTCTTGTTGCTGGTGGAGGTGTTGCCGGAGGGGCTGCGGGCGGTGGTGGGCGCGCTTGCTCCCTCGGAGGTGTTGGAGGTGGTGTTGGATTTGGGGCGGGTGCCGGAGGCGCGGCTGGTGGACCGGGTGGTGAGGCTGCGCGAGGCGCCGGTGGGGATGGAGGACTTGCGTCAGGTGATGGCGCGGGTGGGGACGCCGGGGGAGGACAACCGGGCGGGCATCGAGCGGACGTTGCATCGGGTGTCGGCCATCCGGAACCGGCGTGGACAGGTGGTGGGGCTGACGCTGCGGGTGGGGCGGGCGGTGTTCGGGACCATCGACATGGTGAAGGACCTCATCGGCTCGGGGCGCAACCTGTTGCTGTTGGGGCGGCCCGGGGTGGGGAAGACGACGAAGCTGCGCGAGGTGGCGCGCGTGCTCGCGGATGACCTGGGCAAGCGGGTGATGGTGGTGGACACGTCCAACGAGATTGGTGGGGACGGGGACGTGCCGCACCCGGGGATAGGCGGGGCGCGGCGGATGCAGGTGTCGCGGCCGGACCGGCAGCACGACGTGATGATCGAGGCGGTGGAGAACCACATGCCCGAGGTCATCATCGTGGATGAAATCGGGACGTCGGCGGAGGCGTCGGCGGCGCGGACGATTGCGGAGCGCGGGGTGCAGTTGGTGGCGACGGCGCACGGCAACACGCTGGAGAACCTGGTGTTGAACCCGACGCTGTCGGACCTGGTGGGCGGGGTGCAGACGGTGACGCTGAGCGACGACGAGGCTCGGCGCAGGCGCACGCAGAAGACGGTGAGCGAGCGCAAGTCACCGCCCACGTTCGACATCGTGGTGGAGATGGTGGGTCGTGACGAGGTGCGAGTGCACGGCGACACGGCGGCGGCGGTGGACCGGCTCCTGGCCGGGAAGGACGTCGGCGGCGAGCGACGGAGACAGGACGCGGAGTCGGGACGCGTGGAGGTGGAGCCTGCGAGGCAGGTCGCGGTGGCTGCGGAGGGCCGGACTGCGCCGAGCACGGGAGTGGAACCCACGGGACAGGCACCTGAGAGCGTCTCTGCGTCAGGTGGGACATCCGAGAGCGTGGTGCCCTTCCCTGAGCCACCTGACGAACTGCCGGCACCGAGTCCGGAGCCGCGCACGCCAGAGCCCGCGAGCGCCGAGCCGCCCCCCAAGCAGACGCGGTTCTCCTCGCGGTTCGTCGACGAGCCCTTGGAGGAAGGCCCCGCACCGGCAGCTGGCCCCACGCGCATCTATCCGCACGGCGTGGGCCGTGAGCTGCTGCAGCGGGTGCTGCGCGAGATTCCGGCGGAGGTGCGGCTGGTCAGCCGGCTGGAGTCGGCGGACCTCGTCGTCACGCTGCGCTCGAACGCGAATGACCCGAGGATGCGCCGGGTCGTGGCGAAGACCGGCGCGCGGGTGGAGTCCGTGAAGCGCAGCAGCTCCGCGGAGCTGCGTCGGATGTTGAAGGGCTTCTTCAACGTGCTCGAGGGCGTGGACGCGGAGGAGGTCCGCGAGGCGGTGGCCGAGGCCGAGGCCGCCGTCCAGCGCGTCCTGCGTGAGGGCGTCCTGGTGGAGCTCTCACCGCATCAGCCCCGCGTGCGCAAGCTCCAGCATCGGCTGGTGAGCCGCTACCGGCTGGAGGCGGTGAGCCACGGCAGTGAGCCCTCCAGGCATCTGGTCATCTACCCGCTGGGCGCGGAGATCGACGCCGCGCTCGCGGAGGAGACGGAAGGTGGCGCGTGA
- a CDS encoding Fic family protein produces the protein MFDTSAGASRLGRFVETTVAGEHVRAFVPPSLPPSPAIDVLGLLERLSLAERSLGRLDGITVLLPRQELFLYMYVRKEAVLSSQIEGTQSTLSDLLQFELGAQEGAPIDDVREVSNYVDAMMYGLERLEKLPLSLRLVRELHERLLRSGRGGTKDPGEFRRSQNWIGGTRPGNALYVPPPVTELDGCLASLELFMHEEQSRLPALIKAGLLHVQFESIHPFLDGNGRIGRLLVTLYLCARGVLRKPLLYLSLYLKTHRADYYRLLQEVRERGAWEAWLEFFLDGIEKTANQAFDAATRIVELFKRDRERITTHGERVGSALRVHDLLQEHPYLTSNQLVERTGLTSPTVNAALVDLERLDIVKEVTGRKRGRVFAYRGYLEILNEGTTPLS, from the coding sequence ATGTTCGACACCTCTGCAGGAGCTTCCCGCCTGGGTCGGTTCGTGGAGACGACGGTCGCTGGGGAGCACGTGCGCGCGTTCGTTCCACCGTCCTTGCCGCCAAGCCCGGCGATCGACGTCTTGGGATTGTTGGAGCGGCTCAGCCTGGCCGAGCGTTCGTTGGGTCGCCTCGATGGCATCACCGTACTCCTGCCCCGTCAGGAGTTGTTCCTCTACATGTACGTCCGCAAGGAGGCAGTGCTCTCCTCGCAGATCGAGGGAACCCAGTCGACGCTCTCCGACCTGCTCCAGTTCGAACTGGGGGCTCAGGAGGGGGCACCCATCGATGATGTTCGTGAGGTCTCCAACTACGTCGACGCGATGATGTACGGGCTCGAGCGGCTCGAGAAATTGCCCCTCTCCCTCCGGCTTGTCCGCGAGCTGCACGAGCGGTTGCTACGGAGCGGACGCGGAGGAACGAAGGACCCGGGGGAGTTCCGTCGTTCGCAGAACTGGATTGGTGGGACTCGACCTGGAAACGCCTTGTACGTCCCGCCTCCTGTCACGGAGCTCGATGGCTGCCTGGCTTCGCTCGAACTCTTCATGCATGAAGAGCAGTCCAGGTTGCCGGCGCTCATCAAGGCGGGTCTGCTGCATGTGCAGTTCGAGAGCATCCATCCGTTCCTCGATGGAAACGGCCGGATAGGACGGCTCCTCGTGACGCTCTACCTGTGTGCGCGAGGAGTGCTCCGCAAGCCGCTGCTCTACCTGAGCCTCTACTTGAAGACGCATCGAGCGGACTACTACCGACTGCTCCAGGAGGTTCGCGAGAGAGGGGCTTGGGAAGCATGGCTCGAGTTCTTTCTCGATGGCATCGAGAAGACCGCGAACCAGGCGTTCGATGCCGCCACCCGCATCGTCGAGCTGTTCAAGCGCGACCGTGAGCGCATCACGACCCACGGCGAGCGGGTGGGCTCCGCGCTCCGGGTGCACGACTTGTTGCAGGAACATCCCTACCTGACGTCGAATCAGCTCGTTGAGCGGACGGGACTGACCTCCCCCACGGTGAATGCGGCCCTGGTGGATTTGGAGCGCCTGGACATCGTGAAGGAGGTCACTGGGCGCAAGCGAGGTCGCGTCTTCGCGTACCGCGGCTATCTGGAGATCTTGAACGAAGGGACGACGCCTTTGTCGTGA
- a CDS encoding CheR family methyltransferase, translating to MRDEDCVELMRWAGPRLRLRLEGFRRVRGQVCKRIGRRLAALGLTSVAEYRARLESDEGEWDVLDGLCRVTVSRFYRDAEVFDALRDTLLPAQFGSTSVLRVWSAGCASGEEPYTMSLLLQLGLSPRFPEARWEVLATEADKALLARASRGCYPRGSLRELPRAWAEEAFPGTDSEACLAPAFREGLTFVQQDLRVRMPEGPFHLVLCRNVAFTYFAPALQREVLAGLVARLAPGGLLVTGVDEVLPEGGAGVVRVAGSLPIFRRVEQ from the coding sequence GTGAGGGACGAGGACTGCGTCGAGCTGATGCGCTGGGCGGGCCCGCGTCTTCGCCTGCGGCTCGAGGGTTTCCGTCGGGTGCGAGGGCAGGTGTGCAAGCGCATCGGCCGCAGGCTCGCGGCGCTGGGGCTCACGAGCGTGGCCGAGTACCGCGCCCGGCTGGAGTCCGACGAGGGCGAGTGGGACGTGTTGGACGGGCTCTGCCGGGTCACCGTCTCGCGCTTCTACCGAGATGCCGAGGTCTTCGATGCGCTGCGGGACACGCTGCTCCCCGCGCAGTTCGGGTCCACCTCCGTGCTGCGCGTGTGGAGCGCGGGCTGCGCTTCGGGGGAGGAGCCCTACACGATGAGCCTGCTCTTGCAGCTCGGGTTGTCGCCGCGCTTCCCGGAGGCACGGTGGGAGGTGCTCGCCACGGAGGCCGACAAGGCGCTGCTCGCGCGGGCGAGTCGGGGTTGCTATCCGCGCGGCTCGCTCCGGGAGCTGCCGCGCGCGTGGGCCGAGGAGGCGTTCCCGGGCACCGATTCGGAGGCCTGTCTCGCGCCTGCGTTTCGCGAGGGGCTCACCTTCGTCCAGCAGGACTTGCGAGTCCGCATGCCGGAGGGTCCCTTTCACCTCGTCCTGTGTCGCAACGTGGCCTTCACCTACTTCGCGCCGGCTCTTCAGCGAGAGGTGCTCGCGGGGCTCGTGGCGCGGCTCGCGCCGGGAGGGCTGCTCGTCACGGGAGTGGATGAGGTGCTCCCCGAAGGTGGCGCTGGGGTGGTGCGCGTTGCGGGCTCACTGCCCATCTTCCGTCGTGTTGAACAGTAA
- a CDS encoding serine hydrolase domain-containing protein, producing the protein MKLLHACVLGLFVTSGCATTSASRQAPSLPDTAALDAEVARAMAATGAKGLAIAVIDDGRVVATRAYGARNAQGEPLQTDTVMYGASITKTVFAYTVMQLVDEKKLELDTPISRYLDKPLPAYPDEKRYSTWSHLADDERWKRITPRHPLTHSIGFANFGFLEPDQRLRFHFDPGSRYAYSGDGLILLQFVLERGLGLDLGAEMQKRVFDRFGMVNTSMVWRPDFAKNLADGWTMEGAVEPHDERSTVRAAGSMDTTLEDLARFAAALVRGEGLSAESFTALTSPQLAITTKSQFPSLQEELPVEQRRKDLAAGLGVVVFEGPQGRGFYKGGHNDSTGNTLVCLPGSRRCVLILANDVRAENAFPQLVRFVLGETGVPFDWEYGDRVFWDGR; encoded by the coding sequence ATGAAACTGCTGCATGCGTGTGTCCTGGGTCTGTTCGTCACCAGCGGCTGTGCCACGACGTCCGCGTCGCGTCAGGCGCCCTCCCTTCCCGACACGGCCGCGCTGGATGCCGAGGTCGCTCGCGCCATGGCGGCGACGGGCGCCAAGGGCCTGGCCATCGCGGTGATTGATGACGGGCGCGTGGTGGCGACGCGGGCCTATGGCGCTCGCAACGCGCAGGGCGAGCCGCTCCAGACGGACACGGTGATGTATGGCGCCTCCATCACCAAGACGGTCTTCGCCTACACGGTGATGCAGCTGGTGGACGAGAAGAAGCTCGAGCTCGACACGCCCATCTCGCGGTATCTGGACAAGCCGCTCCCGGCGTATCCGGACGAGAAGCGGTACTCGACGTGGTCGCACCTGGCGGATGACGAGCGCTGGAAGCGCATCACCCCGCGCCACCCGCTCACCCACAGCATCGGCTTCGCCAACTTCGGCTTCCTCGAGCCCGACCAGCGGCTGCGCTTCCACTTCGACCCGGGCAGTCGGTATGCGTACTCGGGGGACGGGCTCATCCTGTTGCAGTTCGTGCTGGAGCGCGGGCTCGGGCTGGACCTGGGCGCGGAGATGCAGAAGCGCGTGTTCGACCGCTTCGGCATGGTCAACACCAGCATGGTGTGGCGACCGGACTTCGCGAAGAACCTCGCGGATGGGTGGACGATGGAGGGCGCGGTGGAGCCGCATGACGAGCGCAGCACCGTGCGCGCCGCGGGCTCCATGGACACGACCCTCGAGGACCTGGCGCGCTTCGCCGCCGCGCTGGTGCGGGGTGAGGGGTTGTCCGCGGAGTCATTCACCGCGCTGACCTCGCCGCAGCTCGCCATCACCACCAAGAGCCAGTTCCCTTCACTCCAGGAGGAGCTGCCCGTGGAGCAGCGCCGCAAGGACCTGGCCGCGGGGCTCGGCGTGGTGGTGTTCGAGGGGCCGCAGGGACGCGGCTTCTACAAGGGCGGACACAACGACAGCACCGGCAACACGCTCGTGTGTCTGCCCGGCTCGCGCCGCTGTGTGCTGATTCTCGCCAACGACGTGCGCGCCGAGAACGCCTTCCCTCAGCTGGTGCGCTTCGTGCTGGGTGAGACCGGCGTGCCCTTCGATTGGGAGTACGGCGACCGGGTGTTCTGGGACGGGCGCTGA
- a CDS encoding DNA topoisomerase subunit B, with protein MEFGLGQLVEVLLLLGFLGARNGDVRDISVELLADGACRVTFDDWPWPSGSRESARSSLERWLSFEGFDWSAPPPLGLPRGVISLPPYVELGLVNALASRLEVIAWEGAHHWRRSYREGLAEPESSRSLVDASPPRLTEQGLCITFTPDASIFEPGARMRSQHILERLQVLSALHPGVTWRLRDVLVGRESCFHRTRGLADLCDERVDSRGLLSPPWSFEGQVGSTQVGLALQWGDSKGAGVQSWANIHRCYEGGTHHQGLHQGLRKALRSRMKARGSSQGALSFPDAALVAHLTAVLSIGLPEPVWKGPTRTQIANPELKEDVAQLVATWLEAALAQDSEVEAQILALSGAPLNALRP; from the coding sequence ATGGAATTCGGCCTGGGGCAGCTCGTCGAGGTCCTGCTGTTGCTGGGGTTCCTCGGCGCGCGGAATGGGGATGTGCGGGACATCTCCGTGGAGCTGCTGGCGGATGGCGCCTGTCGCGTCACCTTCGACGACTGGCCCTGGCCCTCCGGGTCCAGGGAGTCGGCCCGGTCGAGCCTCGAGCGCTGGTTGTCTTTCGAGGGCTTCGACTGGAGCGCGCCACCTCCACTGGGCTTGCCCCGAGGCGTCATCTCGCTGCCTCCCTACGTGGAGCTGGGGCTGGTCAATGCGCTCGCGTCCCGTCTGGAGGTCATCGCGTGGGAGGGTGCCCACCATTGGCGGCGCAGTTACCGTGAAGGGCTCGCGGAGCCGGAGTCCTCGAGGAGCTTGGTGGACGCGTCCCCTCCACGCCTCACGGAGCAGGGGCTGTGCATCACGTTCACCCCGGATGCTTCCATCTTCGAGCCTGGTGCTCGCATGCGCTCACAGCACATCCTGGAGCGGCTCCAGGTCCTCTCGGCCCTGCACCCAGGCGTCACCTGGCGCCTGCGAGATGTCCTCGTGGGCCGCGAGAGCTGCTTCCACCGGACGCGAGGCCTCGCGGACCTATGCGACGAGCGCGTGGACTCCCGCGGGCTTCTATCGCCGCCGTGGAGCTTCGAGGGCCAAGTGGGGTCGACCCAGGTGGGCCTCGCTCTCCAGTGGGGGGACTCCAAGGGGGCCGGAGTGCAGTCCTGGGCGAACATCCATCGCTGTTACGAGGGCGGAACCCACCACCAGGGGCTCCATCAAGGCCTGCGCAAAGCGCTGCGCTCCAGGATGAAGGCGCGAGGTTCCAGCCAGGGGGCCTTGTCGTTCCCCGACGCGGCCCTGGTTGCCCACCTCACGGCGGTGCTCAGCATCGGTTTGCCCGAGCCCGTCTGGAAGGGCCCCACCCGGACCCAGATCGCCAATCCCGAATTGAAAGAGGACGTGGCCCAGCTGGTCGCGACCTGGTTGGAGGCCGCGCTCGCCCAGGACTCAGAGGTGGAGGCCCAGATTCTGGCGCTGTCGGGAGCCCCCTTGAATGCACTCCGACCCTGA
- a CDS encoding S1 family peptidase, which produces MTRGAWLLLLAMGLACTPVTEDRATWGEGVSRVVEGTPAPEDVATVALLARRTRCSEPSPLLLCSGVLIAPDVVLTAAHCLDLFGPEGAHEVFLGRELMPRPSEEGRFVRVARAVIHPRYEPKTHAYDVALLRLASPVNVAPAQLPSAVVPMPGERVRAVGYGDTKDVDEPAGQRRQGVLSVTGVEPTLFRAGPSPGMSCVGDSGGPVFARDDAGRDVLVGITVSGDVACREEAVNVRVDALMGDFIEPFLALPAPAQGSTLSPEALCLEDCENDAQCPSGLACVVTEGIGRCLLPALREGDFGASCTEDVACGVGGLCARLEPEGTDACRCFTPCTPPPPDPEPPGAPSAGGCSSAPGLALLGILLLAGVVRRPWRAEFPV; this is translated from the coding sequence ATGACGCGCGGAGCGTGGCTCCTCCTGCTCGCGATGGGGCTTGCGTGTACTCCTGTCACGGAGGACCGAGCGACCTGGGGCGAAGGGGTGTCGCGAGTCGTGGAGGGGACTCCTGCCCCGGAGGATGTGGCCACGGTGGCGTTGCTCGCGCGGCGCACGCGGTGCAGTGAGCCGTCGCCGTTGTTGCTGTGCTCGGGTGTCCTCATCGCGCCGGACGTCGTGCTCACGGCGGCGCACTGCCTGGACCTCTTCGGGCCCGAGGGTGCGCACGAGGTCTTCCTCGGCCGGGAGTTGATGCCGAGGCCGAGTGAGGAGGGGCGCTTCGTGCGGGTGGCTCGCGCGGTCATCCATCCGCGCTATGAGCCGAAGACCCATGCGTACGACGTGGCGCTGCTGCGGCTCGCGAGCCCGGTGAATGTGGCTCCCGCGCAACTGCCCTCGGCAGTGGTCCCGATGCCCGGCGAACGGGTGCGCGCGGTGGGCTATGGCGACACGAAGGATGTGGATGAGCCCGCGGGGCAACGACGCCAGGGAGTGCTGAGCGTGACGGGCGTCGAGCCCACGTTGTTCCGGGCGGGACCGTCACCCGGCATGAGCTGCGTGGGAGACAGTGGCGGGCCGGTGTTCGCCCGTGACGACGCGGGGCGAGACGTGCTCGTGGGCATCACGGTGAGTGGTGACGTCGCCTGTCGGGAGGAGGCGGTCAACGTGCGCGTGGACGCGTTGATGGGCGACTTCATCGAGCCCTTCCTTGCGCTGCCAGCGCCTGCGCAGGGCTCGACGCTCTCTCCGGAGGCTCTGTGCCTGGAGGACTGTGAGAACGACGCCCAGTGCCCTTCCGGGCTCGCGTGCGTGGTCACGGAGGGGATAGGCCGGTGCCTGCTGCCTGCGCTTCGCGAGGGTGACTTCGGAGCCTCCTGCACCGAGGACGTGGCCTGTGGGGTGGGTGGTCTCTGTGCGCGTCTGGAGCCGGAAGGAACGGACGCCTGCCGTTGCTTCACGCCCTGCACTCCGCCACCTCCGGACCCTGAGCCACCTGGAGCACCTTCTGCAGGCGGTTGTTCCTCCGCACCAGGGCTCGCACTCCTCGGCATCCTGCTGCTCGCGGGGGTCGTGCGGCGTCCTTGGCGGGCCGAGTTTCCGGTTTAA